The stretch of DNA ataataagaaaaaaaaaataataatagtaagaaaaaatataataataataaggaaGATGAAAACCTATGTATATATtgattgttataaaagtaaagtAAAATGCAGCCACAACATAtgcaaaatttttaataataaaagataatcgATGAAGGAGGTTACATTTTTTCGAAACTATTATATTTAGCATAGAAATGTACCGATAGAGGGCAGTCTGTGTTCCGTTACGTGCCTGTAAGCTTCTTTTAAGTAGCATTGCATCATCAACATGACGTATCGAAACTGTGTTTTACCGTGACACGCATGATAAATTATTAGCAACAAAAGTCTCAATTGTGAAGCTTTTATGGTGATACAAAATCAAGAATTTAGAGTATTTGTATGGAATATAAAAAGTAAGTAAAATTTCACATGTACGTAACGCGACATCTTTCGTCATATGAGTTTGCCTTAGAGCAAGTACTTACGTACTCTAATCGTTTAAAATAGACTATATATTCTAAAAACACTGACCATAACTTACATGATGTGACGTATTGTCTGTTATGGATTTATGATTGTACATAAatacattatatacatatattatttgagcttactacataaatatttaacaaaaagTAATTGAACAAGTAACAACGCGATatcttatttataaatttaacaaTATATTTAAAACACTTAAAAGTAGCATTCATGAAAgtttttaaattgaatatatctTTTAAAATGAATTGTAGATGGCAcccaaaaataaagaaaataatacatctggaaataagaagaaaagaCAAATTTCTGAAGAAGAAGATGATGAAGATTATCGACGGCGCAGAGACAGAAATAATCAAGTAAATGAAAGCAATTAATTATTTTGTAGAAACTATATTGaaaacatttatatatttatttaatattctaatatttttttaGGCTGTAAAGCGTTCTAGAGTTAAAAGTAAATTACGTACACAACAAACATTGGAACGTGTAAATCAGTTAAAAACAGAGAATGAATTACTTGAGGAAAAAATTAAGATGCTTACAAAAGAATTAGGGTTTTTGAAAGACCTTTTCCTTGCACATGCAGGTATACAGATTTACATTATGATCATGTAATCGTAACATCTTTTTATAGTTTTTAATATGTGTTATGCTTATAATTTTAGGTTCTAGCCAACATTCTGTAAGTTTTCAAGATGTAGACTTAAATGCTCTTTTGGCTGAAGATACAAAACCCATGGAACAGGTGAAAGAGACATCTAAGTCATAGGCCAGAATAAATTCCACGTGAAACAAGTAACGTGGTATTGATCAGATCTGAGATGAAGATGCACTTTGGTTCGTCTATTTCTAATAAAATGTCAGACTTCTTGGAAAGATGTCTGCTTATAATCGActtttaatgaaaattgaaaTGCATGATATCTTAGTGTATGCAGGTCTTTGCATGTGAAATTCATTATTATTGGAATCTCAAACACTAAATAAGACAAGCAACAAAATTCAAAGACTAAAAAGTTGACAATGCATGTAGAGATGAAAATTACTCTCAATGGAGGAAATGATATGTTACATGAAGAAACATACTGTATTTGCAAAAAAAATAGGTGAATAACAAGGCATGCGTATAATACATTTAAGTATGTTTACAGtggtaaaaattgaatgattccacaaaaagaaaatattttgataataaatttaCATGTATATAGTAAACTCTTATTTActataatgataaaaataaaattctatgaGTTATAGTTGCTTTAATAGCATTATTTTAAACATTCCATTGTAATTGAGTTTTCGATATTTACcgttaaatattttatgcaaCTGAAATATTAAACGGAGgaagttttataaattataatacgacaaaaatttattttaagaaactaTATTACTATAGAAAACATTTATTGTTGTAATGTTTGTGAAATGTCaagaatttaaaattaaataaactaaaatacCCGCCAGTCACTAGTATTTATTcgatttgtaaataaatttatattttctgaaATGGGACATATCTTTGATGAGAACAGATAGTATACGTTTCCCCTAGGAAAACACCTGTCTTCATTCTGTTACTAGAGTTAATGTTAACTTCAGTGACTTaagttatttttttaataatggcATAAGTTTTAATATCGGAAATAGATATAGCACAATTTAAACGAAGGATTGGATATGGGGAAAACAACAAAAGTAGTTGTTTGTGGAATGAAAGGAGTAGGAAAGACTGCATTGTTGGAACAACTCATATATGGAAATGTCAACGTCAAGACAGTAAGAATATAGGTTATGTTTGCATAAAAATCAATTGCGGTACAATATATTTCTACGTTATATACTGATTCTCAattttaaatttgtattttaactACGACAATTAACgtactatatttatttatgtcaaattatattttataatttaaaaggaAATTCACCCTACGATCGAAGATATTTATGTCGCAAATATAGAAACTGATCGCGGTACGAAAGAAAAAGTGCGATTTTATGACACTGCGGGACTGGAATCTCCTCAGAATAATGCAAATAATCAGCAACTACCTCGACATTACCTTGGCTTTGCTGATGGATACGTTTTAGTTTACGATACCGCAAAACCTGAATCTTTGGATGTGTTGTTCCCATTGAAAAAGGACATTGATAGGAATAAagacaaaaaagaaataatcatgaTCGTTATTGGAAATCGAACTAAAGCTGAGGAAGAATCTCATAGTTTGGAGAATATAGCAAGCAAAGCTGCAAATTGGTGTACTAGAGAGAAACTGAAACATTATGAGGTAAATGTTATGGATAGAGCAAGTTTGTTTGAAGCATTCGTTAATTTATCGTCTAGATTAAATCCTCCTACAAATAAGAGCACATTCCCACAGTTAAGTATGGGTAGAAAAAACATAAAAGTTGATGGACTTTAATCACATTTATTTATAATCTTAATCTACAATTAATCACATTTGTTTATGTTACCGATGACAATGGTAATCATTGATACCAATTTACTTGTTTAGTATgctcaaaatatttttatataaaataagcgTATATTCAAAGGATCATGTACTTAAAACATCAATTTGCTGAGGTTCTTATAGCAATGAATAATGATACTTTCTTCTTTGAAAGATTTGGTTCAGTTCTATGTACGTTATTGTACATGTATCTTGTGCATTTTGTTTCTTGTTTGtacttaaaatatatatatcatcAAACGAACGATAGTATATTATAATTGACTTCTTTTTGTACTGTTTGCTTGTTATATGTACATAGTTCGTATATAATTTACCATTATGGACGAATCGATTTACCATTCAATGGGCTTTAACAATTGCCGCAAACAAATATTCGTTCTGAATATATAATCCCATAGTTTACTGGTGATACCAAAACCTGAAGAACAAAGTTTTTATTTAGGATTTATCTAGTTTTTAGAAAGCAAGTAAATTTTACCTAGATCATGATGTAAAAAATGATGATAGTTATGATTCCTTTTCATTAAGTACATATATGTTCCAAACTTCGGCGCGCCATGATGTAGATAATAATGTACTAAGTCGTAAAATATATAGCCTATGAGacaaattttttttacatttgATACATCATTGATATTTATgataaaatcaataaatataaatattttaataccagtACCTGTCAATGTACCAGAgagtacaaaataaaaaatcgtTTGTGGAAACACCACATTATAAATCATTAGTAACAGTTTTGCTACCAATAAAGCTGGTAGAATAGGAAATACTAATCTTCTTGTATCAAATGGCGCCTAttgaacaaaaaataaaatcattatgtgatttaaaattattttcatacgtCGATTTTATCgtcattttttcattttccttGTAACCAAATCAATTTAAGGACTGAAAATTACTTTTTACCTTGTGATGAACACCGTGTAGTAAAAAGTGCAaagtaataagtaatttcgaGTTATCGGGTGGTTTATAGTGAAAAATTTCACGATGAAGTACGTATTCTAACATAGTCCATATGAATATACCGAATATAAACGAAGTTAAAGGTTCAAACACGGTGCTTTCTGAAAGTTTCAACAAATAGAACAAAATAAATTAACCCTTTCGCATTGGAGGACGAAATATCTCGCCATGTAATTCgttcatataaaaatatttgttcataTGCATGAAACTTCATTCAGACGAGATATCTCGCGTGTCCTGTCGTTGGAAAACATGCGGTACGTGTCGTCCAACGATTGGTATAAAAATCAATTCGTAAGACACTGCGTTTGTGAACGTAAAAGGGATTAGGAATGTTAAATGAAGGAAATGTTGTATGAAATAGTTGAAAGCATGgtattatatgtatgtaatgttacgttacgCTGTCCGATGCGCGACTTTCAGTCGTAAACATTAAAAAACGAGAAcgtgaaatatttcattcaaaACATCATATGAACAATATTGGAACAACATTAcatggcgagatattttatacattgaTATAAAGGGATTAATAAAGTTACCATAGTTCTCAATTAAGTAATGTGTGCAATAGAAATTACTGTGACtgatagaaaaaaaaaacgaattaAAAATGGTAAAAATACCGGTATTGATGGCAGCGATGCGTGCCAATCCGTTATAAAAGAAGTAAAGAGACATCGGAATCCATACTATCGGTATCAGATACCAAGGAGTAATTGTTAAACTTTCTAAGATATTTGACTTGAAAAGTTTAATATCCCTATACACTGGTAAATTGACCCATTCCCAATAATGATGACCCAGTGAACCTACTTGTCCGAGTATAGCTTTGTCCCAATCGATCAGATTCTATAAACGTATAAATGAAAACGTTGTCAGTTCGTAACTCTCGATGAATTGTTCCATTTATATTCGccgaacgttattttttaaaGCGTGAAATGCCTAGTACAAAATTCGAAGATAATACATACAAATACATATTACAATAAATTTTCCTGTTGTACTTACTTcgtatttttgatatttttcttcATTCAACGTGAAGTCCTGCAACAGGTGGAATGCCGCTTGCGAGTGGGGAAATTCTTCGAACGCCTTCTCTAAGCTTCGATTTTTAAAGTATCTCAATATCTTCGATCCACCGGGGTGATACCGAAGAAACTTTTGTATATTGTAACATTGATTTTGATAGTTAATTAAAAAGTCATCGTTTTGCTTATTTTCGGTTGATTGTAATTCAGATTTCGATTCTGTGGTACGTTTGCGTACATCGCAAATAGAGTCCGTGGTCTTCTCCATTGAACCGATCAAACTGATTGCTATTCGCAATCACCGGAATATATTATTGGGAAAAAAGTTAGAAAAagttgtgtatatatatagatatatgaaACGTTGTAATTATCGTCGTTAGACCGATGGGTGAGTAATGAGCAGAAGTTCGCGAAATATCTACTTTTACCTGTCGAATGTTTATCGTGGCACACTTGATATCTGATAGAACTACGTGTATACGGTTATCGTACAAACAGACAAATCACGTTATCTTTGATGTGTTTCCCACCTTGATAAGTTTCTATCTATACGATGACGTCACCGTTTGAccttttaatgtatttttaacTCTTGCTGCTTTTTTGTCTTCTTTGTAGCAGTATTTGAAATCGTTAGAAATTATCATTTCAATAGGCTAAATATCAGTCATTTGCAGAATTATACAATACCTATAACTCGAGAGTTTCCTTCCTTCTGGTGGTGATTATATTTATCAcagagtaataatagtaatgaaaattattaataaaggGAATCTGCTTAAGCGGACGATAATGTTGTAGTTGCAGTGGACGCGAATTCGTGCAAACTGACGGTCTGATCAGCTCAGTATGTCAAAGCAATCAAATATGTATTGCGGAACGACCAACCACTTTTATCAACTTATGTCCATCTCAACTTCTACACTAAGTCCGTATAAGTCTACTTTTGTGAGATTTTCCAAATAGAACACTTTGTGTAAGTCATCAATGGTTCTTGCCTTTTCCTACGGCATAATATCTACTAAGAATCTGCAGCACGCATCAGACATCTCCAGACGACTCTCTGATTCGCGATTTTAATAAGTTAGTATCTCTCGTACATCGCTGAATTATATGTTCGAAAGTTTTAGTTTGTGTACAGATAGTTATCGGATAGCTATCGGAAAATAAATATCTGTCGCTCGGCACACGATCGTACGTTTCATTTGTCAGTTCGCCCGGATTCGCGTCCAATGTAACCACAGGCTAACAAAATTGATAAAATCGCTCGATGCTGCATGTGCGACGATACGTATATCTTATTTCTTACATCTAAGAAATCGTACATTTGCTGAAAATCGTTTGTATTTTCTTGCTCAAATTCCGTTAAAACAGAATCAGAGAGGAACAGGCAAGGGGGAAAAATCGATAGATACATAGGTATTCATAGACTCGTGTACTCGGCAATAAATAAGCTTTTATTTAAACGTTTTGGATATTTGTGTATACAATATACCCTATGTACGATCTATATTTAAATGTCTACGAACGCAGCAACGATCATGCTCCGGTATGTCAAGTGGAAAAAACAGAAGAACTGAAAGAGGAGAGAAAAGGAACGGGGTAATACCCTATCACGAAGTTAATCTGATTGTGAGCACACGCGCTGCCAAAAATATAACATTTCAAGCATCGCGATGACAATGCAACGCGATGAACAGTGTATCTCGATATTCTCTTTTCTGTTAGAATTGCTATTGATGTTTTCGAGCCAGGTACTGACCTTGTCAAACGAGTATATTATATCGCTTGACGGAAAGATATCCGCCTTTGCGTTTGCAAAGTATCTGTTCCTCCGTAATTGGTCATTACTGATCGAACGTAATCGATCCTAGAAATTAGAGGAAACGAGAAAAATGAACGAAGACGCGAACCGCGCGTGTACACAGTTTTCTCAATCTCTCATTCTCGATTTTCTAAGGAACGATTGCGCAACCGATACCGATCACGTTTATATCAAATTGAACTTCGACAAAGATTCGAATCATCGCGAAGAGATTTCCGCTTCGTGGTTCTTCCCTTTTCTCCAttgttttctctctctctcttgttaAGTACGATCCTGAAAATTCTTCGACCCGATCTCGACATATCTGCCACGGAGACATTCAAATTTCACGGTATTTCGCGATCTATCTCTGCCTTAAGTAATCGGATTTCTAGCAATTCGGAAGTATTACGAAACTCAACGAAGAGATACCGTCTATACACTATTTCCTACTCGTACAGTTCTATTTAGGCGAGTAGGTTTATAACTTCTAATTAggtttcgatatttccaacTTTTCTCTTTTGACCATTTCTTCTCTTTTCACCCCTGAGGTTTGGAAGCAATAGGAACGTAGGCACCGTCTAGAAATCGCTCGGACATTTCAAGACGAATGATCGATTCTACGTACTATGAATATCCGTACGTTTCGAaggtttcgtttttaattggaCGAGCCTTTGTCAGAATATTTCATTGTTTGATCCGTAACATAAGTAGACGGTACTCTTTCTAAAGATACGAAGGAGGGAGGCTAATATCAACGCGATTCGTTTCTTCGCGGAAGAAGTCTAGACTTAATAATGCTGCCGTAAGGGGTTCGTGCGTAATTctgcatttttttattttttcaacttGCTGTATAATACCGATCATATGATCAAACGAACGAACTAGATGGACTGGACAAAAACCAATCACCTGAAGTTATCGATCAGACCAAGTCAAAGATAATTTAGATCTCAATGAAACAGAGTCAATCGGACAAAGCTAGCAAGGCGCGACGAATcgacctctctctctctcactctttaCCATGCATTTTGTGACGCCGAGTATTTTTTTGAGTTTTCTCCGCTTTTCCGTTTCTTATTTGCTTCGTACACGTTAATACCGTGTCATAAGTTCGACGGAAAGTAAGTATTGCTTTCAAAAAGCACCGATCGTTCAATTCTTTCATTCCTCGATTCGGATTTGCAATTCTTATCATTTTACGCGTCTCCTAAGAACTGAAATCCCAAAAGGATAAATGTTCGGTTATCCTTCTTTCCCTGATTTGTTCGTAAGAAGAAACGGCGCGACGAAAGATCGCGGACCCAACACTTGCTTTTAAAAGTCCATCACTTCCATTTTGAAGGGTTTACTCTGAAGCTTGTTAGGGACGATCTTCGTTATGGGCGGTGCACTGTTGTTGTCATCGTCGCTATTCACATCTTCGTCCTCTTCGGGAAAATCTTCGAGACGGTCGTGATACTCGTCCAACTGAAAATGGAGATTACTACCGTTAATTACAAGTGGCCACGTTCTTCCGTGATCGAATCGTGAACGAACAATCGCAGCTAAGGCTATGCGTGATTTGTTCGAAACGCAGGCCAGCCAGAGCGTGTTCCTTATTAATGAAAGAAAAGTGCGGTGCCAGTGAGATATCAAAGCGAGAAAGCTCTTGCCCGGTGAACTCAAGTACCGGGTTCGttggtttttctttttcgcaGACAACATGCCGACTTCGCGCGATGTCTAAAATCTGGTCATCGGCAACGTTCTCTAAGTCGTAAGATTTACAAGCCGAAGAAAACACATCTTCTTCGCGTTTCCTCCGTTTTTCTCTTCGTGCTCGAAGATCATCGTCTCGATAGAAACAACGGTGCAAAGCGCGGAAAATTAAGCTAAGAGCATTCCATAAACGATAGTACGTATACTACGGACTCACGTGTAAAGTATCTATGGAAGAAGCGATTAATCGACGTTACCACACACAGAACGGACGCTTTCCTATAACTGCAGGTACGTCCAACGTGAATCTTAATGCTCGTTCAGGCTTAATCGACGCACCTTGAGCATGTAATTCTTCTTTTTGACTCGCACTCGTCACGCTAACAGCGTAAGCGCGTCTCTCGGTGCGTCAATTAAGTCATTCTCCATTACGATGACTAAGTCTCTACGTTGTTTAGACAAGCATATGAACGTGCCTCGCGTGTTTTATCCATAGTTAGTCAAGACTGGTGATAAGAGACGAATCGCCGAATCAGTGAAGCGGAATGATATAATTCGTATAAATAGCGAGGGTGGCGCGATTTTCTTGGCTTAAGATAATCGTGTTGCTCGATTTATCGAGCATACTTTTCAAACGCGCGAAATAGTCCTTGGTGAACGTTCGAGAGGCTACAGAgtgtaaataaaagaaatacacAAATGCAAATGCGTGTGTCGTGATGTATACGATCGAATAGAGAGAATAATGGAGGATGAAAGGAACGTCGGGCGGATGTTGGTGAAACGAGCTCATCACGGTCAAAGATTTTCTGGATCTACTCACATCAACATCGCCCATCATCTCTTTGGTAGAAACAGTGGTATCTATGCGTCGTATACTGCCTTGATGAATGTCAACGTCCAGCTTGACGCATTGGAACCGtcttaaaagaaatacgatCGGTATTGGCGCGATGCCCGCGAAAATGATGACGACCGCTATAGCCAACACCCAACCGGGATACGCGGTGGGTACGGCTATACCCTGAAACGTACAAAAGGAAATATCGAGGTCGAGACTTATTAGAAAATTTGGCAACGGAAGAAGCGAAAATTTGAAAACTCAACAAGTTTTTCTCACCCGTGACGCGTCCCATGCTGAATATGTGGGCTTCTTGATGAACATGGACGCTATACTGGAAAGGAGAATGCAGACCATGATTATCGGGGCAAGAAATCGCCAGGTAAATTGCCAATATATCCCCGGTCTGTATCCTGTCATTTCCTCGATATCTTTCGTGAATCTGGAGAAGAATTGTTTCCTGTTAATCAAACGCGAAATGCTCCCTTAAACCAGAAAGGACCATCAAGTATGACAATTTTAGCGTACTTTTCGTGACCATAAACGAAAATGACTGAAATCATTTCCATGAGCGCGACCATCACGAGGCCGATGGTACCGGCGAAACTGTCGAACATTTTTAGCCAATATTCTCCGGCACCGGTACAGAATATTAAACCAACGAAGAAGCAGACCGTACAAACCACCCCTAAGAGAAAAAATTATCGTTTATCGCGTTTGCTCTATCGTGaatagaagacgacgacgatcGTACCTACCTGTTATGTATTGCTTCTTTATTCTCTTGAACAGATCTATGTCGAAGATGACACATAGCATTCCTTCTAGTATACCGATCTGGGAACCCAGACCGAGTGCTAGAAGCATTAGGAAGAAGATACAGGACCAAAACGGAGCGCCAGGCAGCTCGACTATCGCCTGGGTGAAAACTATGAAAGCCAATCCTGTTCCTTCGGCAGCCTAataatcgattaatttttaaaaaataatttaaaaaccgTCTTCTTAAAACACAATTATAAGAAGAATGTTTGCCGATTACATTATCCAATTGCTCGCTGAGACTGCAGGTTTCAAGTGTGAAGTTCATCGCAGGTGCGTTTAACGTATTTACAGTTTCCTCGTATTCTTCCATGGTAATGTTCTTGTACATTATATATCCATTTTGAAAAAGTAAGTCTATGTTACTGAAACAAAGAAATGGAATTGCCCGATCGTTAATAGTCTGGATGATCTTCCATCTTTCATTCCTAGAAATTATTTCatggaaattaaataaaaatcagTTTACCTCGCCAAGCACTTATCGACGTTTGTCATTGCCTTGAAGCCTAGAATGGCGAATATCACGACACTCGCGTAAATAGCGGTGAAGGCGTTACAACCGCTAACCAGGAGCACGTCCCGAACGCAGTTGTTGTCCGGAGTGTTGTAAGAACCGAACGCGATCAAG from Bombus affinis isolate iyBomAffi1 chromosome 3, iyBomAffi1.2, whole genome shotgun sequence encodes:
- the LOC126914390 gene encoding sodium- and chloride-dependent transporter XTRP3 isoform X2 — translated: MVVKNESTRNGHELAPLNEERQAGQNVTIVITGNQNAAGSQETKEENRAEWSGKMQFFLSIIGYSVGLGNIWRFPYLCQQNGGGAFLIPFFVMLILEGVPLFLIELGLGQRMRQGALGVWNTIHPWLGGIGIASCIVTFFVALYYNVIITWCFYYLFNSLEEPLPWAKCPEVDNKPVEECVKSSETAYFWYRTTLDAAPSIEEGQSLKWWIVLCLLLSWIVVFFIVMKGIQSSGKVVYFTSMFPYLVLTIFFIRGITLKGASAGLAHMYTPKIEKLLEPTVWLDAATQVFYSFGLAFGSLIAFGSYNTPDNNCVRDVLLVSGCNAFTAIYASVVIFAILGFKAMTNVDKCLASNIDLLFQNGYIMYKNITMEEYEETVNTLNAPAMNFTLETCSLSEQLDNAAEGTGLAFIVFTQAIVELPGAPFWSCIFFLMLLALGLGSQIGILEGMLCVIFDIDLFKRIKKQYITGVVCTVCFFVGLIFCTGAGEYWLKMFDSFAGTIGLVMVALMEMISVIFVYGHEKFTKDIEEMTGYRPGIYWQFTWRFLAPIIMVCILLSSIASMFIKKPTYSAWDASRGIAVPTAYPGWVLAIAVVIIFAGIAPIPIVFLLRRFQCVKLDVDIHQGSIRRIDTTVSTKEMMGDVDLDEYHDRLEDFPEEDEDVNSDDDNNSAPPITKIVPNKLQSKPFKMEVMDF
- the LOC126914429 gene encoding CCAAT/enhancer-binding protein gamma translates to MAPKNKENNTSGNKKKRQISEEEDDEDYRRRRDRNNQAVKRSRVKSKLRTQQTLERVNQLKTENELLEEKIKMLTKELGFLKDLFLAHAGSSQHSVSFQDVDLNALLAEDTKPMEQVKETSKS
- the LOC126914411 gene encoding fatty acid 2-hydroxylase isoform X2, whose protein sequence is MEKTTDSICDVRKRTTESKSELQSTENKQNDDFLINYQNQCYNIQKFLRYHPGGSKILRYFKNRSLEKAFEEFPHSQAAFHLLQDFTLNEEKYQKYENLIDWDKAILGQVGSLGHHYWEWVNLPVYRDIKLFKSNILESLTITPWYLIPIVWIPMSLYFFYNGLARIAAINTESTVFEPLTSFIFGIFIWTMLEYVLHREIFHYKPPDNSKLLITLHFLLHGVHHKAPFDTRRLVFPILPALLVAKLLLMIYNVVFPQTIFYFVLSGTLTGYIFYDLVHYYLHHGAPKFGTYMYLMKRNHNYHHFLHHDLGFGITSKLWDYIFRTNICLRQLLKPIEW
- the LOC126914411 gene encoding fatty acid 2-hydroxylase isoform X1, producing MEKTTDSICDVRKRTTESKSELQSTENKQNDDFLINYQNQCYNIQKFLRYHPGGSKILRYFKNRSLEKAFEEFPHSQAAFHLLQDFTLNEEKYQKYENLIDWDKAILGQVGSLGHHYWEWVNLPVYRDIKLFKSNILESLTITPWYLIPIVWIPMSLYFFYNGLARIAAINTESTVFEPLTSFIFGIFIWTMLEYVLHREIFHYKPPDNSKLLITLHFLLHGVHHKAPFDTRRLVFPILPALLVAKLLLMIYNVVFPQTIFYFVLSGTLTGTGIKIFIFIDFIININDVSNVKKICLIGYIFYDLVHYYLHHGAPKFGTYMYLMKRNHNYHHFLHHDLGFGITSKLWDYIFRTNICLRQLLKPIEW
- the LOC126914425 gene encoding NF-kappa-B inhibitor-interacting Ras-like protein yields the protein MGKTTKVVVCGMKGVGKTALLEQLIYGNVNVKTEIHPTIEDIYVANIETDRGTKEKVRFYDTAGLESPQNNANNQQLPRHYLGFADGYVLVYDTAKPESLDVLFPLKKDIDRNKDKKEIIMIVIGNRTKAEEESHSLENIASKAANWCTREKLKHYEVNVMDRASLFEAFVNLSSRLNPPTNKSTFPQLSMGRKNIKVDGL
- the LOC126914390 gene encoding sodium- and chloride-dependent transporter XTRP3 isoform X1 encodes the protein MVVKNESTRNGHELAPLNEERQAGQNVTIVITGNQNAAGSQETKEENRAEWSGKMQFFLSIIGYSVGLGNIWRFPYLCQQNGGGAFLIPFFVMLILEGVPLFLIELGLGQRMRQGALGVWNTIHPWLGGIGIASCIVTFFVALYYNVIITWCFYYLFNSLEAVTIKFNEPLPWAKCPEVDNKPVEECVKSSETAYFWYRTTLDAAPSIEEGQSLKWWIVLCLLLSWIVVFFIVMKGIQSSGKVVYFTSMFPYLVLTIFFIRGITLKGASAGLAHMYTPKIEKLLEPTVWLDAATQVFYSFGLAFGSLIAFGSYNTPDNNCVRDVLLVSGCNAFTAIYASVVIFAILGFKAMTNVDKCLASNIDLLFQNGYIMYKNITMEEYEETVNTLNAPAMNFTLETCSLSEQLDNAAEGTGLAFIVFTQAIVELPGAPFWSCIFFLMLLALGLGSQIGILEGMLCVIFDIDLFKRIKKQYITGVVCTVCFFVGLIFCTGAGEYWLKMFDSFAGTIGLVMVALMEMISVIFVYGHEKFTKDIEEMTGYRPGIYWQFTWRFLAPIIMVCILLSSIASMFIKKPTYSAWDASRGIAVPTAYPGWVLAIAVVIIFAGIAPIPIVFLLRRFQCVKLDVDIHQGSIRRIDTTVSTKEMMGDVDLDEYHDRLEDFPEEDEDVNSDDDNNSAPPITKIVPNKLQSKPFKMEVMDF